Proteins encoded within one genomic window of Aquarana catesbeiana isolate 2022-GZ linkage group LG03, ASM4218655v1, whole genome shotgun sequence:
- the LOC141134048 gene encoding uncharacterized protein, translating into MLKAADFRALRDLNLLLQESGPIEDFCERDLDSESSEEEYEEPSRVQTTKKYKRKSHRFPPLNQNPAIALFVGQITKEINKMEKYNKKSNLNREQQKALNSLKNNTEITIKASDKGGNIVLMDNAKYEKMCFNILNDTKCYKKISPSTVDKFNQEFFSLVDESVNEGVIDKDTWDFIRTRHPRQPTFYALPKVHKKLNDPPGRPIISGNGSITEGISQIIDQYLRPHVMELPSYTRDTIHLLQILDGISIPSSALLATVDVESLYNSIPHHLGIAAIERVLQQRATTDWKFNAFILTMLDYILRHNTFLFKGSHYLQVQGVAMGTCCAPSYANLYLGEWEREFLQGEAASVYTRHICMWQRYIDDLFIIWDGPPELLRDCLKLMNNNAFNLFFTMTSDTHEVNFLDITIFKNSEGGLSSKLYRKETAGNTLLHANSFHPEPLKRSIPYSQFLRLKRNCSNNEDFQHEADKLTIRLMNRGYSKSSLKKAFNRVKQTNRRDLIFSKKPTKEDDTTRIIVRFSNEHFKINKIISKYWSILTDDPILKGLIGPKPQITYRKPGSIGNALIQSEYKGTARKDPCKTWGTYPCGSCAQCPVIGRRTTLALPNGESFSLRHFANCKTQGVVYLMQCQCGAFYVGKTRQEFRKRVDKHMQSMQIGNLYLPLGRHVARYHNYRLPSVNFTVLDRIHLPLRGGDWNKVLLQREMRWIRYLRATTPPGLNETESFRPFLEGFSSGKTD; encoded by the coding sequence ATGCTCAAAGCAGCAGACTTTAGAGCTCTCAGAGATCTTAATCTATTACTGCAAGAAAGTGGCCCAATAGAGGATTTTTGTGAGAGGGATCTTGACAGTGAAAGCAGTGAAGAAGAATATGAGGAACCCAGCAGAGTCCAAAccaccaaaaaatacaaaaggaaatcaCACAGATTTCCACCACTGAATCAGAATCCAGCCATAGCTCTATTTGTAGGACAGATCACTAAAGAAATCAACAAGatggaaaaatacaacaaaaaaagcaaCCTAAATCGGGAACAACAAAAGGCATTAAACTCCCTTAAAAACAACACAGAAATTACAATCAAAGCATCGGACAAGGGAGGGAACATCGTCCTTATGGACAATGCCAAATACGAAAAAATGTGCTTTAACATATTGAATGATACCAAATGCTATAAAAAGATTTCTCCCTCCACAGTAGACAAATTCAACCAGGAATTCTTCTCCCTGGTGGATGAATCTGTCAATGAAGGGGTAATAGATAAAGACACGTGGGATTTTATACGCACTAGACATCCACGTCAACCCACCTTTTatgcactacccaaagtgcataaaaaactaaatgacccaccagggagacctatCATTTCCGGGAATGGTTCCATCACAGAGGGGATCAGCCAAATAATAGATCAATACCTGAGACCCCATGTAATGGAACTTCCATCGTATACAAGGGATACCATACATCTATTGCAAATCCTCGATGGAATATCCATTCCCAGTTCAGCTCTACTTGCTACAGTGGATGTGGAATCGCTGTATAATAGTATCCCACACCACTTAGGCATAGCTGCAATTGAACGTGTCCTACAACAAAGAGCAACAACAGACTGGAAATTCAATGCATTCATTCTAACTATGCTGGACTACATCCTCAGACACAACACCTTCCttttcaagggctcccactacctccaggtgcagggagtggctatggggacgtgctgcgcaccctcctatgccaacctgtacctgggggagtgggagagggagttcctacagggggaggcagcgtctgtgtacactcgccacatatgtatgtggcagaggtacatagacgatctcttcatcatctgggacggcccccctgaATTATTGAGGGACTGTCTAAAGCTGATGAACAACAATGCTTTTAACCTGTTTTTCACTATGACCTCGGATACCCATGAAGTAAATTTCCTGGACATTACCATCTTTAAAAACTCTGAGGGCGGACTATCAAGTAAACTTTACAGAAAGGAGACTGCTGGCAACACCCTGTTGCATGCAAACAGCTTTCACCCGGAACCTCTGAAAAGATCCATTCCCTACAGCCAGTTTCTCCGCCTTAAAAGAAACTGCAGTAACAACGAAGACTTTCAACACGAAGCGGACAAACTTACCATTAGGCTCATGAACAGAGGCTACTCcaaatcctctttaaaaaaagcGTTCAACCGAGTTAAGCAAACCAATAGAAGGGATTTAATCTTCTCAAAGAAACCAACCAAAGAAGACGACACTACAAGGATTATTGTGAGATTTTCTAATGAgcattttaaaatcaataaaattatctcaaaatattggtccatccttacagatgatccaatcctgaaaggactaattggtcctaaaccccaaatcacctatagaaaacctggctcaataggaaatgcactcatccaaagtgaatacaagggcacggcaagaaaggacccctgtaaaacatggggtacatacccatgtggttcctgtgcccaatgtccagtcatcggtaggaggaccacactggcactgcctaatggggaaagtttttccctgcgtcattttgccaattgcaagacgcagggtgtggtatacctcatgcagtgccagtgtggtgccttctacgtgggcaaaacaagacaggaatttagaaaacgtgtcgacaaacatatgcaaagtatgcaaatcggcaacttgtatctgcctttgggaaggcatgttgccagatatcacaattaccgactaccctcggtgaacttcacagtccttgataggattcatttgccactcagagggggagactggaacaaggtcctcctccagcgtgaaatgcgctggataaggtaccttagggccactacccccccaggcctaaatgaaaccgaaagtttcagacccttcttggagggcttcagctcggggaaaacggattaa
- the LOC141133304 gene encoding uncharacterized protein, translated as MDNAKYEKMCFNILNDTKCYKKISPSTVDKFNQEFFSLVDESVNEGVIDKDTWDFIRTRHPRQPTFYALPKVHKKLNDPPGRPIISGNGSITEGISQIIDQYLRPHVMELPSYTRDTIHLLQILDGISIPSSALLATVDVESLYNSIPHHLGIAAIERVLQQRATTDWKFNAFILTMLDYILRHNTFLFKGSHYLQVQGVAMGTCCAPSYANLYLGEWEREFLQGEAASVYTRHICMWQRYIDDLFIIWDGPPELLRDCLKLMNNNAFNLFFTMTSDTHEVNFLDITIFKNSEGGLSSKLYRKETAGNTLLHANSFHPEPLKRSIPYSQFLRLKRNCSNNEDFQHEADKLTIRLMNRGYSKSSLKKAFNRVKQTNRRDLIFSKKPTKEDDTTRIIVRFSNEHFKINKIISKYWSILTDDPILKGLIGPKPQITYRKPGSIGNALIQSEYKGTARKDPCKTWGTYPCGSCAQCPVIGRRTTLALPNGESFSLRHFANCKTQGVVYLMQCQCGAFYVGKTRQEFRKRVDKHMQSMQIGNLYLPLGRHVARYHNYRLPSVNFTVLDRIHLPLRGGDWNKVLLQREMRWIRYLRATTPPGLNETESFRPFLEGFSSGKTD; from the coding sequence ATGGACAATGCCAAATACGAAAAAATGTGCTTTAACATATTGAATGATACCAAATGCTATAAAAAGATTTCTCCCTCCACAGTAGACAAATTCAACCAGGAATTCTTCTCCCTGGTGGATGAATCTGTCAATGAAGGGGTAATAGATAAAGACACGTGGGATTTTATACGCACTAGACATCCACGTCAACCCACCTTTTatgcactacccaaagtgcataaaaaactaaatgacccaccagggagacctatCATTTCCGGGAATGGTTCCATCACAGAGGGGATCAGCCAAATAATAGATCAATACCTGAGACCCCATGTAATGGAACTTCCATCGTATACAAGGGATACCATACATCTATTGCAAATCCTCGATGGAATATCCATTCCCAGTTCAGCTCTACTTGCTACAGTGGATGTGGAATCGCTGTATAATAGTATCCCACACCACTTAGGCATAGCTGCAATTGAACGTGTCCTACAACAAAGAGCAACAACAGACTGGAAATTCAATGCATTCATTCTAACTATGCTGGACTACATCCTCAGACACAACACCTTCCttttcaagggctcccactacctccaggtgcagggagtggctatggggacgtgctgcgcaccctcctatgccaacctgtacctgggggagtgggagagggagttcctacagggggaggcagcgtctgtgtacactcgccacatatgtatgtggcagaggtacatagacgatctcttcatcatctgggacggcccccctgaATTATTGAGGGACTGTCTAAAGCTGATGAACAACAATGCTTTTAACCTGTTTTTCACTATGACCTCGGATACCCATGAAGTAAATTTCCTGGACATTACCATCTTTAAAAACTCTGAGGGCGGACTATCAAGTAAACTTTACAGAAAGGAGACTGCTGGCAACACCCTGTTGCATGCAAACAGCTTTCACCCGGAACCTCTGAAAAGATCCATTCCCTACAGCCAGTTTCTCCGCCTTAAAAGAAACTGCAGTAACAACGAAGACTTTCAACACGAAGCGGACAAACTTACCATTAGGCTCATGAACAGAGGCTACTCcaaatcctctttaaaaaaagcGTTCAACCGAGTTAAGCAAACCAATAGAAGGGATTTAATCTTCTCAAAGAAACCAACCAAAGAAGACGACACTACAAGGATTATTGTGAGATTTTCTAATGAgcattttaaaatcaataaaattatctcaaaatattggtccatccttacagatgatccaatcctgaaaggactaattggtcctaaaccccaaatcacctatagaaaacctggctcaataggaaatgcactcatccaaagtgaatacaagggcacggcaagaaaggacccctgtaaaacatggggtacatacccatgtggttcctgtgcccaatgtccagtcatcggtaggaggaccacactggcactgcctaatggggaaagtttttccctgcgtcattttgccaattgcaagacgcagggtgtggtatacctcatgcagtgccagtgtggtgccttctacgtgggcaaaacaagacaggaatttagaaaacgtgtcgacaaacatatgcaaagtatgcaaatcggcaacttgtatctgcctttgggaaggcatgttgccagatatcacaattaccgactaccctcggtgaacttcacagtccttgataggattcatttgccactcagagggggagactggaacaaggtcctcctccagcgtgaaatgcgctggataaggtaccttagggccactacccccccaggcctaaatgaaaccgaaagtttcagacccttcttggagggcttcagctcggggaaaacggattaa